A genome region from Natronobeatus ordinarius includes the following:
- a CDS encoding DUF7384 family protein: MPERPNPARVVADADVLAADLLVDGDAREALDHVRRHSWVELVASDPLLEETEALVAGFADPDLAADHRARLERERVAVDHPEADHPALASAYRAGAAHLLSYDDGLRSAEAGLSLQPRISISVRTPDAFARLFDAESLYEALEGGTYPGPDVDPRS; encoded by the coding sequence ATGCCTGAGCGCCCCAACCCCGCCCGGGTGGTGGCCGACGCCGATGTCCTCGCCGCGGACCTGCTCGTCGACGGCGACGCCCGCGAGGCGCTCGATCACGTCCGGCGCCACTCCTGGGTCGAACTCGTCGCCAGCGACCCCCTCCTCGAGGAAACCGAGGCGCTCGTCGCGGGCTTCGCCGATCCCGACCTCGCCGCCGACCACCGAGCGCGACTCGAGCGAGAGCGCGTCGCCGTCGACCACCCCGAGGCTGATCACCCCGCGCTCGCCTCCGCCTATCGGGCCGGGGCGGCGCACCTGCTCTCGTACGACGATGGGCTTCGGTCTGCGGAGGCGGGGCTATCCCTCCAGCCGCGAATCTCGATCAGCGTCCGGACGCCCGACGCGTTCGCCCGCCTGTTCGACGCTGAAAGCCTCTACGAGGCGCTCGAGGGAGGGACGTATCCGGGGCCGGACGTCGATCCCCGAAGCTGA
- a CDS encoding dihydrodipicolinate synthase family protein encodes MSLEELLRGITCPIVTPFDAGTGDVDEDALESLLDHLLAGGIDGLFPCGTTGEFASLAPEERHQVTKLTVEHADGEVPVLAGAAATSVVETLSAIEDAARVGADAAVVVPPYFHTTNDPVGNERFFEAVADESPLPLLLYNIPVCTGQEIAPETLAAVAEHEQIVGLKDSSGDLEYFLAAMERTPAEFLLLQGYDSLLVPALRMGADGGVNALSNVYPERYGAVLEHAAEERGRRLQSDVLTPLFEACGEHGFAPATKTALAHREVIPTDAVRPPLVSVPEEGRAEIAETVDDAVDG; translated from the coding sequence ATGAGCCTCGAGGAGTTACTGCGCGGAATCACGTGTCCGATCGTCACGCCGTTCGACGCCGGGACCGGCGACGTCGACGAGGACGCGCTCGAGTCGCTGCTCGACCACCTGCTTGCGGGCGGGATCGACGGGCTGTTCCCCTGTGGGACGACCGGCGAATTCGCGAGCCTGGCGCCCGAAGAACGGCACCAGGTCACGAAGCTGACCGTCGAGCACGCCGACGGCGAGGTGCCGGTGCTCGCCGGGGCGGCCGCGACGAGCGTCGTCGAGACGCTGTCGGCGATCGAGGACGCGGCCCGCGTCGGCGCCGACGCCGCCGTGGTCGTCCCGCCGTACTTCCACACGACGAACGACCCAGTCGGCAACGAGCGCTTCTTCGAGGCGGTCGCCGACGAGTCGCCGCTGCCGCTGTTGCTGTACAACATTCCCGTCTGCACGGGCCAGGAGATCGCCCCGGAGACGCTCGCCGCCGTCGCCGAGCACGAGCAGATCGTCGGCCTGAAAGATTCGAGCGGCGACCTCGAGTACTTCCTGGCCGCGATGGAGCGGACGCCGGCGGAGTTTCTCCTCTTGCAGGGCTACGACTCGTTGCTCGTCCCGGCGCTACGGATGGGCGCCGACGGCGGCGTGAACGCGCTGTCGAACGTGTATCCGGAGCGGTACGGCGCGGTGCTCGAGCACGCGGCTGAGGAGCGAGGGCGACGGCTGCAGTCGGACGTCCTCACGCCGCTGTTCGAAGCGTGTGGCGAGCACGGTTTTGCACCCGCGACGAAAACCGCGCTGGCCCACCGAGAGGTGATTCCGACTGACGCCGTGCGGCCGCCGCTGGTCTCCGTTCCCGAGGAGGGGCGAGCGGAGATCGCCGAGACGGTCGACGACGCAGTTGACGGTTGA
- a CDS encoding alanyl-tRNA editing protein — MTEPLYLEETTRVQFEATVERVVDDRVVLDRTCFYPQGGGQPADTGVIRVDGDSWRVTDVKKRDTIYHHLEGDADPPEPGATISGELDADRRRAHSRYHTAQHLLSAVALEEYDAETTGNQLYADRARLDCAYERFTDADLERIEQRLNELIEDDLPVRWYTLERAVAEKRLDPDRTRLNLLPDSITEVRIVEIGDTDAPIDQTACAGTHVENTAEIGRFEVTGRETRGPDEERIRFRLLE; from the coding sequence GTGACCGAACCCCTTTACCTCGAGGAGACAACTCGCGTGCAGTTCGAGGCGACCGTCGAACGCGTCGTCGACGACCGCGTCGTGCTCGATCGAACGTGCTTTTACCCCCAGGGTGGCGGCCAGCCAGCTGACACCGGCGTCATCCGTGTTGACGGCGACTCCTGGCGGGTAACGGACGTGAAAAAGCGGGATACGATCTACCACCATCTCGAGGGCGACGCCGACCCGCCGGAACCCGGCGCGACGATTTCTGGTGAACTCGACGCCGACCGCCGGCGAGCGCACAGTCGCTACCACACGGCCCAGCACCTGCTCTCGGCGGTCGCCCTCGAGGAGTACGACGCCGAAACGACCGGCAACCAGCTCTACGCCGATCGCGCACGGCTGGACTGCGCCTACGAGCGGTTCACCGACGCCGACCTCGAGCGGATCGAGCAGCGGCTGAACGAGCTGATCGAAGACGACCTCCCCGTCAGGTGGTACACCCTCGAGCGGGCGGTCGCGGAGAAACGGCTCGACCCCGATCGAACCCGACTCAACCTGCTCCCCGACTCGATTACCGAGGTCCGGATCGTCGAGATCGGCGATACCGACGCGCCGATCGATCAGACCGCCTGTGCCGGCACGCACGTCGAGAACACGGCCGAGATCGGTCGATTCGAAGTGACAGGACGGGAGACGAGAGGCCCCGACGAAGAACGGATCCGGTTCCGGCTGCTCGAGTGA
- a CDS encoding putative sulfate/molybdate transporter, with protein MATPSSTAARFDLEFDGSELTGALGDSITVLPLLVALALTTSVSLPHVLVGFGVFQIVWGLYYGMPLSVEPMKALVGLAIVGVLSYPELAAAGLLAGGVLVVAGRLGLVGRLQRVVGEPVVRGIQLAVALLLLEAAVSLSLENVSVALAGLALVSLLAVVGFRRGSPLVVLAIGAGAAVVVAGVPSPQLPAATLFPAGTPSLSTAALEGTVAQLAMTVGNAAIATSLLCADLYDRRVSADDLSESMGVTCLAAVPAGGVPMCHGSGGLAGKYAFGARTAGANVILGVGYLALALVATGALLAAFPLALLGVLLVLVAFELGRAAIAPIDSLPALAVVVVVGLVGLLGNVGLAFVLGTVAYWLIDR; from the coding sequence ATGGCCACCCCGTCGTCAACAGCGGCGAGATTCGACCTCGAGTTCGACGGGTCCGAACTGACGGGTGCGCTAGGGGATTCGATTACGGTGCTCCCCCTGCTCGTCGCGCTCGCGCTGACGACGAGCGTCTCGCTTCCCCACGTCCTGGTCGGCTTCGGCGTCTTCCAGATCGTCTGGGGGCTGTACTACGGCATGCCGCTCTCGGTCGAGCCCATGAAGGCGCTCGTGGGGCTGGCGATCGTCGGCGTCCTCTCTTACCCCGAACTCGCCGCGGCCGGCCTGCTCGCCGGCGGCGTCCTCGTCGTCGCCGGTCGCCTCGGCCTGGTCGGTCGCCTCCAGCGCGTCGTCGGCGAACCCGTCGTCCGCGGCATTCAGCTCGCCGTCGCGCTGCTGTTGCTCGAGGCGGCCGTCTCCCTCTCACTCGAGAACGTCTCCGTCGCGCTCGCCGGACTCGCGCTCGTCTCGCTCCTCGCGGTCGTCGGCTTCCGGCGAGGGAGTCCCCTCGTCGTGCTCGCGATCGGCGCCGGCGCGGCGGTGGTCGTCGCGGGCGTCCCGTCGCCACAGCTCCCCGCGGCGACGCTCTTCCCGGCCGGCACGCCGTCGCTCTCGACGGCAGCGCTCGAGGGGACCGTCGCCCAGCTCGCGATGACGGTCGGCAACGCGGCGATCGCGACCTCGCTGCTCTGTGCGGACCTCTACGACCGGCGGGTGTCGGCCGACGACCTCTCCGAAAGTATGGGCGTCACCTGCCTCGCGGCGGTTCCCGCCGGCGGGGTGCCGATGTGTCACGGCAGCGGCGGCCTCGCCGGGAAGTACGCCTTCGGCGCCCGAACCGCCGGCGCGAACGTCATCCTCGGCGTCGGCTACCTCGCGCTCGCGCTGGTCGCCACCGGCGCGCTCCTCGCGGCGTTCCCCCTCGCGCTGCTCGGCGTCCTGCTCGTTCTCGTCGCGTTCGAACTCGGTCGGGCCGCGATCGCCCCGATCGACAGCCTCCCCGCGCTCGCCGTCGTCGTCGTCGTCGGGCTCGTGGGCCTGCTCGGCAACGTCGGCCTCGCGTTCGTCCTGGGGACCGTCGCCTACTGGTTGATCGACCGGTGA
- a CDS encoding YhjD/YihY/BrkB family envelope integrity protein has protein sequence MEGRRQRVRTILEAIVHEIRVERITFMAGSIAYNAFVSLLPLLFLLLAVVSAIGDQQLESGLISVVRATVTPGAGEVLVNELRSTSTEASIFGLVVLVWGMLRIFRSLDAAFSDIYETEARNTFGNQIADGLTVFVSMAGVILVAVLVESRVTFGTTSTLGWLAHRLVLLAFIALALYPMYYLFPDEPDMHPLEAAPGVLFTATALVCFESLFQLYVAYSSDAAQNSVLAGILVFMTWLYLSGLVVLVGGAINAVLSNRSEDVNIRPVFGGVPPVPAPADGLPPQHEDPAGALEALQHRLPTASDVTVVVDGESISLPVPERVETDDDSSRLPFVNDTVGISLRWRRGDGDVDE, from the coding sequence ATGGAAGGCCGTAGACAACGCGTCCGGACGATACTCGAGGCGATCGTCCACGAGATTCGGGTAGAGCGGATTACGTTCATGGCGGGAAGTATCGCGTACAACGCGTTCGTCTCACTGTTGCCGCTTTTGTTTCTGCTGTTGGCAGTGGTGTCGGCCATCGGCGACCAGCAACTGGAGTCGGGGCTCATTTCGGTGGTTCGTGCGACGGTCACCCCTGGTGCCGGAGAGGTGCTCGTCAACGAACTCAGGAGTACGTCGACCGAAGCGTCGATTTTCGGCCTGGTGGTCCTCGTGTGGGGGATGTTGCGCATCTTCCGGAGCCTGGATGCCGCGTTTTCGGACATCTACGAGACGGAAGCCAGGAACACGTTCGGGAACCAGATCGCCGACGGACTCACGGTCTTCGTCTCGATGGCGGGCGTCATCCTCGTGGCCGTCCTCGTCGAATCGCGAGTCACGTTCGGGACCACCTCGACGCTCGGCTGGCTCGCACACCGACTGGTCCTCCTCGCGTTCATCGCGCTGGCGCTCTACCCGATGTACTACCTGTTCCCCGACGAGCCGGATATGCACCCCCTCGAGGCGGCCCCGGGGGTGTTGTTCACCGCCACCGCGCTCGTCTGCTTCGAGTCGCTGTTTCAGCTCTACGTCGCATACAGCTCCGATGCGGCCCAGAACAGCGTCCTCGCCGGGATTCTCGTGTTCATGACGTGGCTCTATCTCAGCGGGCTCGTCGTGCTCGTCGGTGGCGCGATCAACGCGGTCCTCTCGAACCGGAGTGAGGACGTCAACATTCGGCCCGTCTTCGGCGGCGTCCCGCCCGTCCCAGCGCCCGCGGACGGCCTGCCGCCCCAGCATGAGGACCCCGCAGGCGCACTCGAGGCCCTCCAGCACCGGCTCCCGACCGCCAGCGACGTGACCGTCGTCGTCGACGGCGAATCGATCTCCCTCCCGGTTCCCGAACGGGTCGAAACGGACGACGACAGCTCCCGGCTTCCCTTCGTGAACGACACCGTCGGCATTTCGCTTCGGTGGCGTCGCGGCGACGGCGACGTCGACGAGTGA
- a CDS encoding ABC transporter permease subunit, with protein MSWVHVARKDFEDASRSLLLWALTGLLILLVAGLSTIPYLLAESGTTPAFEEGLAFLYSPIGFLIPIIGLVVGYRSIVGERESGTIRFLLGLPNTRRDVLVGKVLGRAGVVAVPTAIGFVVGALVIAVLYEGFDVLDYVGLFLFSLVMGLVYVAIAVGISASVRTRAKALGLVITVYAVFDMLWATVPMTLYWVLENELPGFDGLPAWYLLLERLSPGEALGAIALTLVDFAGAGDFDLTAAGRVAGEAPFYLENWFAWVIVGLWIAVPLGIGYLRFRRATLN; from the coding sequence ATGAGCTGGGTCCACGTCGCCCGCAAGGACTTCGAGGACGCCAGCCGCTCGCTGTTGCTGTGGGCGTTGACCGGGCTACTGATCCTGCTCGTCGCCGGGCTCTCGACGATTCCGTACCTGCTCGCCGAGAGCGGGACGACGCCAGCGTTCGAGGAGGGGCTGGCGTTTCTGTACTCGCCGATCGGCTTCCTGATCCCGATCATCGGGCTGGTCGTCGGCTACCGCTCGATCGTCGGCGAACGCGAGTCGGGAACGATTCGCTTCCTGCTCGGCCTGCCGAACACCCGCCGGGACGTCCTCGTCGGCAAGGTACTCGGGCGGGCGGGCGTCGTCGCCGTGCCGACGGCGATCGGCTTCGTCGTCGGTGCACTCGTCATCGCCGTCCTGTACGAGGGCTTCGACGTGCTCGACTACGTCGGTCTCTTTCTCTTCTCGCTCGTCATGGGCCTGGTGTACGTCGCGATCGCCGTCGGCATCTCCGCCAGCGTGCGAACCCGTGCGAAGGCGCTCGGCCTCGTCATCACCGTCTATGCCGTCTTCGACATGCTCTGGGCCACCGTCCCGATGACACTCTACTGGGTGCTCGAGAACGAACTGCCCGGCTTCGACGGCCTCCCGGCCTGGTACCTCCTCCTCGAGCGACTCAGCCCGGGCGAGGCGCTCGGCGCAATCGCCCTCACGCTCGTCGACTTCGCCGGTGCGGGTGACTTCGACCTCACTGCAGCGGGCCGGGTCGCCGGGGAGGCCCCGTTCTACCTCGAGAACTGGTTCGCCTGGGTGATCGTCGGGCTCTGGATCGCCGTGCCGCTTGGAATCGGCTACCTCCGATTCAGGCGGGCGACCCTGAACTGA
- a CDS encoding GNAT family N-acetyltransferase — protein METIERPTFESAASRRIYEYVERHGTVKRHVLMDVTALPSEEFQAELEQLKTTGYLEEEGGTLQIALEFGAVEEHKTDDFSFVVRPGRQADFDGLIDTIRDVTAEETYVVAETIAEQLLYENAVSRHNTVNSRRFFVATVDGEVVGWTHLDMPQVDQIQEVAQQTVGVRESYRGYGIGSRLLQRGLEWAEANGYRKVYNSVPMTNDRALEFLTEHGWDTEAIRRDHYTIDGEYVDEVMMAYHF, from the coding sequence ATGGAGACGATCGAGCGTCCGACGTTCGAGTCAGCAGCCAGCAGGCGCATCTACGAGTACGTCGAGCGACACGGCACGGTGAAACGCCACGTGCTCATGGACGTCACTGCGCTGCCGTCCGAGGAGTTCCAGGCCGAACTCGAGCAGCTGAAAACGACCGGCTACCTCGAGGAGGAAGGCGGCACGCTCCAGATCGCCCTCGAGTTTGGCGCGGTCGAGGAGCACAAAACTGACGACTTTTCGTTCGTCGTCCGTCCGGGCCGCCAGGCGGACTTCGACGGCCTCATCGACACCATCCGTGACGTCACCGCAGAGGAGACGTACGTGGTCGCCGAGACCATCGCCGAGCAACTCCTCTACGAGAACGCCGTCAGCCGGCACAACACTGTCAACTCTCGACGGTTCTTCGTCGCGACGGTCGACGGCGAGGTGGTCGGCTGGACCCACCTCGACATGCCCCAGGTCGACCAAATCCAGGAAGTTGCCCAGCAGACCGTGGGCGTCCGCGAGTCCTACCGGGGCTACGGCATCGGTAGCCGGCTCCTCCAGCGCGGTCTCGAGTGGGCCGAGGCCAACGGCTACCGGAAGGTGTACAACAGCGTCCCGATGACCAACGACCGCGCGCTCGAGTTCCTCACCGAACACGGCTGGGACACCGAGGCCATCCGCCGGGACCACTACACGATCGACGGCGAGTACGTCGACGAAGTGATGATGGCCTACCACTTCTGA
- a CDS encoding ABC transporter ATP-binding protein, with amino-acid sequence MAAIQTRNLDRRFGDVTAIDGLDLEVQRGEVYGFLGPNGAGKSTTINVLLGFVAPTSGSGTVLGHDVETESLAVRQSTGVLPEDFDVYDRLTARKHVQFAIDTKGADDDPNELLERVGLSDAADRKAGGFSTGMAQRLALAMALAGEPDLLILDEPSSGLDPNGAREMRRIVLEEVDRGATVFFSSHIMEQVEAVCDRVGIMREGRLVAEDTIEGLKAQFDADSRLVVTVDAVDESVLSAVRSLEGISEVFADGSDVVAVLEDSRRKAAVVTAIEEAGADIQDFTSKEASLEDLFAALTTGDRSRSEPTDPRPEVDA; translated from the coding sequence ATGGCTGCAATCCAAACACGAAACCTCGATCGACGCTTCGGCGACGTCACCGCCATCGACGGGCTCGACCTCGAGGTCCAACGGGGTGAGGTGTACGGCTTCCTCGGCCCGAACGGGGCCGGCAAGTCGACGACGATCAACGTGCTTCTCGGCTTCGTGGCGCCCACGTCGGGGTCGGGAACCGTCCTCGGCCACGACGTCGAGACGGAGTCGCTCGCCGTACGGCAGTCGACCGGCGTCCTTCCCGAGGACTTCGACGTCTACGACCGACTGACCGCCCGCAAGCACGTCCAGTTCGCGATCGACACGAAAGGCGCCGACGATGACCCGAACGAGTTGCTCGAGCGCGTCGGACTCTCGGATGCCGCCGATCGCAAAGCCGGCGGCTTCTCGACCGGGATGGCCCAGCGCCTGGCGCTCGCGATGGCACTGGCTGGCGAGCCCGACCTGTTGATCCTCGACGAACCCTCGAGCGGTCTCGATCCGAACGGGGCTCGCGAGATGCGACGAATCGTCCTCGAGGAGGTCGACCGCGGCGCGACGGTCTTTTTCTCGAGTCACATCATGGAGCAGGTCGAGGCGGTGTGTGACCGCGTCGGGATCATGCGCGAGGGCCGACTCGTCGCCGAGGACACGATCGAGGGGCTGAAAGCCCAGTTCGACGCCGACTCCAGACTCGTGGTCACCGTCGACGCCGTCGACGAGTCTGTGCTCTCGGCGGTCCGCAGTCTCGAGGGCATCTCGGAGGTGTTCGCGGACGGCTCCGACGTCGTCGCCGTCCTCGAGGATTCGAGACGCAAAGCCGCTGTGGTCACCGCCATCGAGGAGGCCGGGGCGGACATCCAGGACTTCACCTCGAAAGAGGCGTCGCTCGAGGACCTGTTCGCGGCGCTGACGACCGGCGATCGGAGCCGGTCGGAGCCGACCGACCCGCGGCCGGAGGTGGACGCATGA